The following coding sequences lie in one Capsicum annuum cultivar UCD-10X-F1 chromosome 5, UCD10Xv1.1, whole genome shotgun sequence genomic window:
- the LOC124898476 gene encoding zinc finger MYM-type protein 1-like has protein sequence MEESQRLVKNFFTVVPKSNLVSHIDIQCKQESNANHSKVALPSQENAEEFDLNSLKFDLGERIPILKYPSKHRDLIRRAYLLNGPCQPRLQLHEYPQTDISGSMRRFNHEWFDDVYHDWLEYSDLEVETKRSLEKHIGLPNSVHNQLKKKCQDLLRQKQSIQYEFDKQLNQLKHGYWIRINALVDVARLLITQGFAFRGHDESKTSLSRGKFLQILSWYAKKCDKIHAYVLERAPQNDQMISPSIQKDIVSACKIETVKAILEELNGGYFSLLVDESFDVSHKEKMDIILRYVDRMGFVMERLIDIVHVQDTSALSLKKTIANLLAQYSLSLSSVCGQYYDGASNMQGEIDGLNMLIRQESRSAHSIHCVAHQLQLTLVGVSKKCIEVGKLIVSVSNILNMLGSSFKRMDELRDSQKHKIQEALDMGKITIGSGLNQ, from the exons ATGGAGGAA TCTCAACGTTTAGTGAAGAATTTTTTTACTGTAGtaccaaaatcaaatttagtcTCTCATATTGATATTCAATGTAAGCAAGAATCAAATGCCAACCATTCAAAAGTAGCATTACCTTCTCAAGAAAATGCTGAAGAATTTGATTTGAATTCCTTAAAGTTTGATCTGGGGgaaagaatcccaatattaaagtATCCTTCAAAGCATCGTGATCTTATTAGAAGAGCATATCTCCTCAATGGTCCTTGTCAACCCCGTCTCCAGCTTCATGAGTATCCTCAAACAGATATTTCTGGATCAATGCGTCGTTTTAATCATGAATGGTTCGATGATGTGTATCATGATTGGTTAGAATACAGC GATTTAGAAGTTGAAACAAAAAGAAGTCTTGAAAAGCATATTGGTCTACCGAATAGCGTACACAATCAGTTAAAGAAGAAATGTCAAGATTTACTACGACAAAAACAGTCTATTCAATATGAATTTGATAAGCAATTAAATCAACTTAAGCATGGATATTGGATCCGCATAAATGCTTTGGTTGATGTAGCAAGACTTCTAATAACTCAGGGCTTTGCATTTCGAGGTCATGATGAATCTAAAACATCACTTAGTAGGGGGAAATTTCTTCAAATACTCTCATGGTATGCAAAAAAGTGTGATAAAATTCATGCTTATGTGCTAGAACGTGCTCCTCAAAATGATCAAATGATTTCTCCATCGATTCAGAAAGATATTGTAAGTGCATGTAAAATAGAAACCGTTAAAGCTATTCTTGAGGAATTAAATGGTGGCTACTTTTCCTTACTAGTTGATGAGTCTTTTGATGTGTCACATAAAGAGAAAATGGATATTATATTGCGATATGTTGATAGGATGGGGTTTGTGATGGAGCGACTTATTGATATTGTTCATGTTCAAGATACTAGTGCTTTATCTCTAAAAAAGACAATTGCCAATTTACTTGCTCAATATTCCTTGAGTCTATCATCTGTGTGTGGACAATATTACGATGGGGCAAGTAATATGCAAGGTGAGATCGATGGTCTTAATATGTTGATTAGACAAGAAAGTAGATCAGCTCATTCTATCCATTGTGTTGCTCATCAACTTCAACTAACTCTTGTTGGAGTCTCTAAAAAATGTATTGAAGTGGGAAAACTTATAGTGTCGGtctcaaatattttgaatatgttGGGGTCTTCTTTTAAGCGTATGGATGAACTTAGAGATTctcaaaaacataaaattcaagagGCATTAGATATGGGTAAAATTACTATCGGTAGTGGCTTGAATCAATAA